The window GAGCTGCTCAGGATTAAGGTGATTGAAATAGGCGAAAATATAGCGCATCTCGGCCATATAGTTGCGGATGGTCATATGGGAATATGCTTTGGCTTCTAGGAAAGAAGATAGTTTTAGCAAATACTCCTTAGCGGAATCATTGAGGGCAACAGTGCCCAGCGTGTTTTTTTTGAGTTTTCATGATCTAAGATTTTGATATAAATAAAAATAAGCAGAATTTAGGTAAATCGCTCACCCGTAGGGTGTCAGTTCAACAGGCGTTTGGCAAAAAAGCAGGTTCAGTGGTTAAATGAAGCTTTGTTCTTCGTATCAAGTTCAGTGCTGGCAGACAGTCTAGTGCTTCGAAATCCGCTTCTTCGCCAAGCGCCAAACCGTTAGCTGCAATTTGCAGAAAAAATACTTTTAATCCGAATGTTTGAATGTAGATTTTCTATGAGAAACACCCCAATCAACCATTGCATCAAGGACTGTAAGAATATTTTTACCTGATTCGGTCATTTTGTATTCAATACGAACTGGCGTTGAATCATAAACGTTTCTTGTTATAACGCCATTTAGTTCTAATTCTTTTAACTCCTTAGACAACATTCTAGGTGTAATTTTATCGATATTGGCCTGTATGTCTTTGTACCTATAATTACCGTAAAGAATAGAAGCAAGTATAGGTAACTTCCATTTACCACTTATCACGTTCAAAGTATCATTAATCGCCAAAACATATTGTACAGGGCATTTTTTTATCTCAGAAATATTTTGTAAACCATTCATTATCATGCAGTTTAAATTTTTACTATACAAAAGTATATCAATATAAATTAACAACCAACTATACTTTATATAGCAAATGTAATACTTTTGTATCATTATTAACGATCAAAAATTTTAAAACATGATATTAGTAACAGGAGCAACAGGCGAATTTGGTAAACATGCCGTTCAGCAATTAAGAGAAAAAGGTGTAAGCACTTCTGATATTTCGGTACTTTCTAGAAGCGAGGAAAAGGCAATCAGCTATAAAGAAGATGGAATAACCGTAAAAACAGGAGATTACACCAACTATGACTCTTTAGTAAAAGCCTTTGAAGGCGTAGATAAACTGTTATTTGTTTCTAGCAGCGAAATAGAAAACCGAGCAGAGCAACATCAAAATGTGGTTAAAGCAGCAAAAGCCACTGGAGTAAAGAATATTGTCTATACTTCGTTTATGAGAAAACAGGAGACCGATAATTCTGCAATTGCATTTTTAATGGATTCGCATCTAAAAACCGAAAACTGGATAAAAGATAGTGGTATAAACTATACAATTTTGCAAAATGCCACTTATTTGGATATGCTACCTATTTTTATAGGAGAGCAAGTTTTGGAGACCGGTGTAATTATGCAACCAGCAGAAAATGGAAAATCCAGTTCAGTGTTAAGACAAGAATTGGCAGAAGCAGCAGCTGTGGTATTGACTTCTGAAGGGCATGAAAATAAAGCCTATCCACTAGTGAACAATCAAGCGATTTCATACAATGAAGTAGCTGAACTAATTGCTGAGATAAGTGGTAAAAACATCACCTATAAATCGCCTTCACCAGAAGAGTATCAGGCTACACTAAAAACGTATGGTGTTCCAGATGAATACATTGGATTATTTACCGCATTTTCGGTAGCACAAGCCAATGGCGAATTAGAAATGTCAGACAATTCATTAGAGAAGTTATTGGGAAGAAAACCAACAACCGCTAAAGAATTTTTGACCAAAGTATACGTTTAATATGCAGCGTAAAGAGTTTTAAAGGTAGCTGGACTAACCACATTAAGTATTCCTATGATGTCAACATTAAACAAATTAGAAAACATAACAGATTCTTTTGAATCTTCTAAGCGAATGCCTGTCCTATTTTTAGGGCATGGCTCGCCTATGAATGGTATTGAAGACAATGAATTTGTTAGAGAGTTTAAAAAACAAGGACAACAATTGGATAAACCCAATGCTATTATTGTGGTTTCTGCTCATTGGGAAACAAATGGAACTTTTGTAACAGCCATGCAAAACCCAAGAACAATTCATGATTTTGGTGGATTCCCAAAAGAGCTTTATGAGGTACAATATCCAGCACCTGGACACCCAGAACTGGCTAAAGAGATATCAGAATATGTTAATCCAGCAGGAACCGTTCACTTAGATGATAAATGGGGATTAGACCATGGAGCTTGGACTGTAGTTAAGCATTTATTTCCAAAAGCAGATGTACCTGTTATTCAACTTAGTTTGGATTATAAAATGACGCCACAGCAACACTACGAGTTGGCACAACAATTAAAAAAGCTAAGGGAAAAAGGCGTGCTTATAGTTGGTAGTGGTAATATGGTTCATAATTTAAGAAAAGTTGATTTTAGAAAAATTAAT is drawn from Belliella baltica DSM 15883 and contains these coding sequences:
- a CDS encoding winged helix-turn-helix transcriptional regulator, whose translation is MIMNGLQNISEIKKCPVQYVLAINDTLNVISGKWKLPILASILYGNYRYKDIQANIDKITPRMLSKELKELELNGVITRNVYDSTPVRIEYKMTESGKNILTVLDAMVDWGVSHRKSTFKHSD
- a CDS encoding SDR family oxidoreductase, which produces MILVTGATGEFGKHAVQQLREKGVSTSDISVLSRSEEKAISYKEDGITVKTGDYTNYDSLVKAFEGVDKLLFVSSSEIENRAEQHQNVVKAAKATGVKNIVYTSFMRKQETDNSAIAFLMDSHLKTENWIKDSGINYTILQNATYLDMLPIFIGEQVLETGVIMQPAENGKSSSVLRQELAEAAAVVLTSEGHENKAYPLVNNQAISYNEVAELIAEISGKNITYKSPSPEEYQATLKTYGVPDEYIGLFTAFSVAQANGELEMSDNSLEKLLGRKPTTAKEFLTKVYV
- the ygiD gene encoding 4,5-DOPA dioxygenase extradiol translates to MSTLNKLENITDSFESSKRMPVLFLGHGSPMNGIEDNEFVREFKKQGQQLDKPNAIIVVSAHWETNGTFVTAMQNPRTIHDFGGFPKELYEVQYPAPGHPELAKEISEYVNPAGTVHLDDKWGLDHGAWTVVKHLFPKADVPVIQLSLDYKMTPQQHYELAQQLKKLREKGVLIVGSGNMVHNLRKVDFRKINENYGYDWAIEADSKMKKWILEGNHRNLIDFNKQGKAFNLAIPTPEHYLPLLYTLGLKDEKDNTTIFNDNPLGGSLTMTSVKFG